One genomic region from Amaranthus tricolor cultivar Red isolate AtriRed21 chromosome 12, ASM2621246v1, whole genome shotgun sequence encodes:
- the LOC130828795 gene encoding respiratory burst oxidase homolog protein B-like, with amino-acid sequence MRKPMEIQDNNKDETEKGSDTVGNRVTFSGPLTPKKRRSIKDDDNNEYVEITLDVRDDSVSVQDIKGAVGHQEAALLTSHLEKPRPHTLTSQLSAKIKQYSRELKRVASSNRGFKQLDRSKTTAARALKGLQFLNQSVGNDGWAKVESRFEEFAVDGLLLRSRFGKCIGMNEKEFAGELFDALARKRGIVTGTITKTQLRDFWEQLSDQTFDARIQTFFDMVDKDADGRITEEEVREIITLSASANKLSTIQTNAEEYAALIMEELDPDGIGFIELHNLEMLLLQAPLHSNNTVTESRKLSQLLSQKLVPTKEPNPIKRGASKFAYFVEDNWKRIWVILLWFGICAGLFTWKFIQYKNRYVFHVMGYCVTSAKGAAETLKFNMALILLPVCRNTITFLRSRTKLGMAVPFDDNINFHKVVALGVGVGVAIHAICHLTCDFPRLLHASNAEYAPLAKYFGERRPRNYWWFVKGKEGWTGVIMVILMAIAFTLAQPWFRRNRLKLPKALKKLTGFNAFWYSHHLFVIVYALLLVHGWFLFLSKEWYKKTTWMYLAVPVLLYAFERLIRALRSGYKTVQISKVAVYPGNVLSLQMTKPQNFKYTSGQYIFVNCADVSPFEWHPFSLTSAPEDDYVSVHIRTLGDWTSQLRTLFSKLCQPPTSSDQSGLLRADINTPSIPRMPRLKIDGPYGAPAQDYKKYDVLLLVGLGIGATPLISIVKDVLYHIKQRKDMEQGLADGSSIHRRKPFNVQRAHFYWVTREQGSFEWFRSVMNEVAENDQEHVIELHNYCTSVYEEGDARSALIAMLQSLHHAKNGMDIVSGTRVKTHFARPNWRAVFKHVAINHTDKRVGVFYCGAPGLTQQLRHLSRDFSRKTSTKFDFHKENF; translated from the exons ATGAGAAAACCAATGGAGATTCAAGACAATAACAAAGACGAGACAGAGAAAGGATCAGATACGGTAGGGAACAGAGTAACTTTCAGTGGTCCATTAACACCAAAGAAAAGAAGATCAATCaaagatgatgataataatgagtATGTAGAGATTACACTTGATGTACGAGATGATAGTGTTTCTGTACAAGATATCAAAGGAGCGGTTGGTCATCAAGAAGCAGCATTACTAACGAGTCATCTTGAGAAACCGCGTCCTCACACGCTTACATCTCAGCTTTCGGCTAAGATTAAGCAGTACTCACGTGAGCTTAAGCGTGTGGCGTCGTCGAATCGAGGGTTTAAACAGCTTGATAGGAGTAAAACTACGGCGGCGCGTGCGCTGAAAGGGTTGCAGTTTTTGAATCAGAGTGTTGGGAATGATGGATGGGCTAAAGTTGAGAGCCGGTTTGAGGAATTTGCTGTTGATGGTTTGTTGCTTAGATCCCGGTTCGGCAAATGTATTG GAATGAATGAGAAAGAATTTGCGGGAGAATTGTTTGATGCGTTGGCACGTAAAAGAGGCATTGTTACTGGTACAATTACCAAGACCCAATTGCGTGATTTTTGGGAACAGTTATCTGATCAAACTTTTGATGCTCGTATTCAAACCTTTTTTGACat GGTGGATAAGGATGCAGATGGCAGGATTACTGAAGAGGAAGTCAGAGAA ATTATCACACTAAGTGCATCAGCTAATAAACTTTCCACAATTCAAACTAATGCTGAGGAATATGCTGCCCTTATCATGGAAGAGCTTGATCCTGATGGTATTGGCTTCATTGAG CTCCATAACTTGGAAATGTTGTTGCTTCAAGCACCTTTACACTCAAACAATACGGTCACAGAGAGCCGTAAGCTGAGCCAATTGCTTAGCCAGAAGCTAGTTCCAACCAAGGAGCCGAATCCTATCAAACGAGGTGCCAGTAAGTTCGCCTATTTTGTTGAGGATAATTGGAAAAGGATATGGGTCATACTCTTATGGTTCGGAATATGTGCTGGTCTCTTCACTTGGAAGTTCATCCAATACAAGAACCGTTACGTGTTTCATGTCATGGGCTATTGTGTTACGTCCGCCAAGGGTGCAGCCGAAACCCTAAAATTCAACATGGCCCTCATCCTTCTACCCGTTTGTAGGAACACCATAACCTTCCTTAGGAGTCGAACAAAGCTAGGAATGGCAGTTCCCTTTGATGATAACATCAATTTTCATAAGGTGGTGGCTCTAGGCGTTGGGGTTGGGGTGGCCATTCATGCAATATGCCATCTTACGTGTGACTTCCCAAGGTTGCTACACGCATCAAATGCCGAGTACGCTCCACTAGCAAAGTACTTTGGTGAAAGAAGGCCTCGTAATTACTGGTGGTTTGTTAAGGGAAAGGAAGGATGGACTGGAGTCATTATGGTTATCTTAATGGCCATTGCATTCACACTCGCCCAACCTTGGTTTCGTAGGAACCGGCTCAAGCTACCTAAGGCTCTTAAAAAACTTACTGGTTTCAATGCATTTTGGTATTCTCACCATCTATTTGTCATAGTCTATGCCCTCTTGTTAGTCCATGGGTGGTTTCTCTTCCTTAGCAAGGAATGGTACAAGAAAACG ACATGGATGTATCTCGCTGTGCCAGTTCTATTGTATGCCTTCGAGAGGCTGATCAGGGCACTTAGGTCTGGTTATAAGACAGTGCAGATATCAAAG GTTGCGGTCTACCCAGGGAACGTATTGTCATTACAAATGACGAAGCCCCAAAATTTTAAGTACACTAGTGGACAGTATATCTTTGTAAACTGTGCTGATGTTTCTCCATTCGAATG GCATCCCTTCTCGCTGACTTCCGCTCCGGAGGATGATTATGTGAGCGTGCACATTCGAACATTAGGCGATTGGACTTCTCAGCTCCGAACACTCTTCTCCAAACTATGTCAGCCTCCTACAAGTAGTGATCAGAGTGGACTTCTTAGAGCTGATATCAACACACCTTCTATTCCAAG gatGCCTAGGCTCAAGATTGATGGTCCATATGGAGCACCAGCCCAAGACTACAAGAAATACGATGTTCTCTTGCTTGTAGGTCTTGGAATTGGAGCAACCCCATTGATAAGTATAGTGAAAGATGTGCTCTACCACATCAAGCAACGAAAAGATATGGAGCAGGGATTAGCAGATGGTTCGAGTATTCACAGGAGGAAGCCTTTCAATGTGCAACGGGCACATTTCTATTGGGTTACACGAGAGCAAGGATCGTTTGAGTGGTTCAGGAGTGTGATGAATGAGGTGGCTGAGAATGATCAAGAGCATGTGATCGAACTCCATAACTACTGTACGAGTGTGTATGAAGAAGGAGATGCAAGGTCGGCCTTAATCGCAATGCTTCAATCTCTCCACCATGCTAAAAATGGAATGGATATTGTGTCCGGAACTAGAGTAAAGACTCATTTTGCTAGGCCAAATTGGAGGGCGGTTTTCAAGCATGTTGCTATCAATCACACTGATAAAAGAGTTG GTGTGTTCTACTGTGGTGCACCCGGCTTGACTCAGCAACTAAGACATTTATCGCGAGATTTTTCAAGGAAGACATCAACAAAGTTCGATTTCCACAAGGAGAATTTTTGA